Sequence from the Streptomyces peucetius genome:
TTCGCCTTACGGAGCAGCCACCACCATGAGCGAGCCCACCACCATCCGCTGGGAACAGGACGAGACCGGCGTCGTCACCCTCGTCCTCGACGACCCGAACCAGTCCGCCAACACCATGAACCAGGCCTTCAAGGCCTCGATCACCGCGATCGCCGACCGGGTGGAGGCCGAACAGGACTCCATCCGCGGCATCGTCTTCACCTCCGCCAAGAAGACCTTCTTCGCGGGCGGCGACCTCAAGGAGATGATCCAGGCAGGGCCCGACGACGCACAGTTCGTCTTCGAGGCGGGCATGGGCATCAAACGCGCCCTGCGCCGCATCGAGACCATCGGCAAGCCCGTCGTCGCCGCCATCAACGGCGCGGCCCTCGGCGGCGGTTACGAGATCGCCCTCGCCTGCCACCACCGCATCGCGCTCGACGCGCCCGGTTCCAAGATCGGTCTGCCCGAGGTCACCCTCGGCCTGCTCCCGGCCGGCGGCGGCGTCACCCGCACCGTACGGCTCATGGGCATCGCCGACGCCCTGCTGAAGGTACTGCTCCAGGGCACCCAGTACAGCCCGGCGCGGGCGCTGGAGAACGGCCTGGTCCACGAAGTGGCCACCACCGAGAAGGAGATGCTCGCGAAGGCCCGTGCCTTCATCGACGCCAACCCCGCCTCGCAGCAGCCGTGGGACGTCAAGGGCTACAAGATCCCCGGCGGCACCCCGTCCAACCCGAAGTTCGCCGCCAACCTCCCCGCGTTCCCCGCGAACCTGCGCAAGCAGACCGCGGGCGCCCCCTACCCGGCGCCGCGCAACATCCTCGCGGCCGCCGTCGAGGGCTCCCAGGTCGACTTCGAGACCGCACAGGTCATCGAGGCCCGCTACTTCACCGAGCTGGTCACCGGCGCGATCGCCAAGAACATGATGCAGGCGTTCTTCTTCGACCTGCAGGCCGTCAACGCCGGCCGCAGCCGCCCGCAGGGCGTCGAGCCGCGTCCCGTGCGCAAGGTCGCCGTCCTCGGCGCCGGCATGATGGGCGCGGGCATCGCGTACTCCTGCGCCCGCGCCGGGATGGACGTCGTCCTCAAGGACGTCACCGCCGAGGCCGCCGCCAAGGGCAAGGGCTACTCGGAGAACCTGTGCGCCAAGGCCGTGTCCCGGGGACGCACCACCCAGGAGAAGGCCGACGCGCTGCTCGCCCGGATCACGCCGACCGCCGAAGCCGCCGATCTCGCGGGCTGTGACGCCGTGATCGAGGCCGTCTTCGAGGACACGGCGCTCAAGCACAAGGTCTTCCAGGAGATCCAGGACGTCGTCGAGCCCGACGCGCTGCTCTGCTCCAACACCTCCACCCTCCCCATCACCGTCCTCGCCGAAGGAGTCTCGCGGCCGGACGACTTCATCGGGCTGCACTTCTTCTCGCCCGTCGACAAGATGCCGCTGGTGGAGATCATCAAGGGCGAGCGCACCGGCGACGAAGCGCTGGCCCGCGCCTTCGACCTGGTCCGGCAGATCAACAAGACGCCGATCGTCGTCAACGACTCCCGCGGCTTCTTCACCTCCCGCGTCATCGGCCAGTTCATCAACGAGGGCGTCGCGATGGTCGGCGAGGGCGTCGACCCCGTCTCCGTCGAGCAGGCGGCCGCGCAGGCCGGCTACCCGGCGAAGGTGCTGTCCCTGATGGACGAGCTGACCCTCACCCTGCCGCGGAAGATCCGCAACGAGACGAAGCGGGCGGTCGAGGAGGCGGGCGGCACGTGGGCCGGCCACCCCTCCGACACGGTGATCGACCGGATGGTCGACGAGTTCGGCCGCACCGGCCGCAGCGGCGGCGCGGGCTTCTACGACTACGACGAGGACGGCAGGCGCACCGGCCTGTGGCCGGGCCTGCGCGAGCACTTCACTCGCGAGGACGCCGACGTCCCCTTCGACGACATGAAGGAGCGGATGCTCTTCTCCGAGGCGCTGGACACCGTCCGCTGCCTCGAGGAGAACGTCCTCACCTCGGTCGCCGACGCGAACATCGGCTCCATCATGGGCATCGGCTTCCCGGCGTGGACGGGCGGGGCCCTGCAGTACATCAACGGCTACGAGGGCGGCCCGGCCGGCTTCCTGGCCCGCGCCCGTGAGCTGGCGGAGCGCTACGGCGAGCGCTTCCAGCCGCCCGCGCTGCTGGTGGAGAAGGCCGAGCGCGGCGAGGTGTTCACCGACGCGTGACGGACGCCCGGGTGGCGGCTACCGGCCCCGCCGGTAGCTGCCGCCGTCCTTCGTCCGGGTCAGCAGCCCGGCGACCACGAGATAGCGGCGCAGCGCCGCACAGTCGTCGTGCACGGCGAGCAGCGCGTTGTTGACCTCGCGCTCCGTGTAGTCGCGGCCCGGTTCGAAGAGCGTCTCGGCGAGGTGCGCGAGCAGCTGCTCGCGGCGGGCCGGTTTACGGGGGATCGCGGTCAGCCGCCCCTGGGAGAAGAGGGCGTGGACGCTGCGCGCGGAGCTCGTTCCTTGATCGGCCATGCGGGGAGCCTCGCGCACCGGCCGGAGCCGGGCAACGCATTTACGTCTCCGCCATGGCTCCCGCTAGGGCTCCTCGGTCGTGAACGCCGCCCGCAGCTCCTCCCGAAGCGACCGCTGGAACGCCGTCACCAGGGCCTGGATCACCATCGGCTGCATATGGGCGGACAGCGACTTCATGGCCGCCACATGGTCGGAGTCCGCCTCACGCGCACGGTAGGGGCCCCAGACCTCCTCACGGAAGAGCCGGCTCAGGTCCTGGGCCGCGGCCCGCGCGTGCTCCAGCAGCACCGTACGGGAGGCGAGGATCGTCTCGTGCGCGATCGGCACGTCCAGCAGCTCCACGCCGAGCCGCAGCAGACCGCCGTCGAGCCGGTACGCGCCCGCCCCGGCCCGGTCCAGGACGCCCATTGCGGCCAGCCGGTCGACATCCTGCTCCGACAGCGCCCGGCCCGCCCTGCGCTCCAGCTCCTCCCGGCCGACCTCCTCCGCCGACTCCGGGGCCCACGAGGCCACCAGCGCACGGTGGATCGCGAGATCCTGCGCGCTCAGGTCGGTAGGCAGCTGCCCCAGATAGCGCTCGATCGCGGCGAGCGTCATCCCCTGGTGCTGGAGCTCCTCGATCAGCGCCAGCCGGGAGACGTGCTCACTGCCGTAGTGCCCGACCCGGCGGGGACCGATCACGGGCGGAGGCAGCAGACCGCGAGTGCTGTAGAACCGGATGGTGCGCACGGTGACCCCGGCGCGTGCGGCCAGTTCGTCGACGGTGAGCGTCGGCTCCTCGGTCCCGGTCGCCATGACCCTCCTTCTGCTGTTCGGTTCAACAGTATTGCTGTCTCACCAGTCTTGTGAAAGATGCCGGCGGGGCCGACCGCAGCGCCTGGTGATCAGGCGGAGCCGGTCAGTACGGGCGGCGGCTTCGGAGCTCCTGACGAAACTCGACGATGTCGGCGATCTGACTCTTGATGAACTCGCTGGTGGAGCCGGGATCGGGGAAGGGGGCGTCCCTGCGGTCGGTCACCCGCCCGGAGAAGGGGGAAACGCAGGCAGCGGGTCTCGTCACCGTCGGTGGCAGGGTCTCGGCGTTGTGGAGAACAAGCATGTCGGCGACAAAGCAGGTGACGGCTCCTTCGGCATCGCGACCGATCCACACGGGGTAGCTCCCGTCCCCGTAGCCGCTCAGATACGCGATCAGGTTGATGCCGCTCGCGGGATCGGACACAGTGCATGAGTCCCTGTCGGCCTCCCACTCCGTCAGCTGCTGTTCAAAGATCTTCGGGAGCGTGTCCCGGCCTGAGGCGTCGAGGAAACAGGCCGTGCCTGAATCGACCCCGAACCCGTAGAACTCCCCGGAGCCCAGGAGGCGGGCGTCCTCTCCCGGCCGTAGCGCGAGCTCCCAGCGGGCGGCCGGCTTGTCGAGGATCCGCAACATCGCGGCGGGAGTCTCCCCCCAGCCGTCCCCCTCCCAGCGCATGGTGGAGATCAGAACGGGGTAGTCACCGGGCGGCACGGTGACGGTGAACGGCAGAGCGTCGTCGATGGTGCAGGGATCACCTGCGATCACGGAGCCGGTGGGAAGACTGAGCAGTCCCGCCCCCGCGGGCTCTGCGATCACTGCAGTGCGCTCCTGGTCGAAAGCCAGACGTGTTCCGGGGGTGAAGAGTGCTTCGAGGTGCCGCGGCTGCAATGGCATGGGAGCAGACCACGAAGCTGCCCCAGGGGAGACCGGCGCTTCCGCGCGGGGTGGTGTCTGAACCAAGGTGATCGGGCCGGCCAGCCCGAGCATTCGGGCGTCGACGTAGCCCGTCCACGCACCGAACTCGGCCTTGGCCACTGTGCGGTGCTCAGCGGGGACCTCTGCGCCGACCTGCAGCGATCCACCGGCGTCCAATATCCGGCATGCCCGCCC
This genomic interval carries:
- a CDS encoding 3-hydroxyacyl-CoA dehydrogenase NAD-binding domain-containing protein — translated: MSEPTTIRWEQDETGVVTLVLDDPNQSANTMNQAFKASITAIADRVEAEQDSIRGIVFTSAKKTFFAGGDLKEMIQAGPDDAQFVFEAGMGIKRALRRIETIGKPVVAAINGAALGGGYEIALACHHRIALDAPGSKIGLPEVTLGLLPAGGGVTRTVRLMGIADALLKVLLQGTQYSPARALENGLVHEVATTEKEMLAKARAFIDANPASQQPWDVKGYKIPGGTPSNPKFAANLPAFPANLRKQTAGAPYPAPRNILAAAVEGSQVDFETAQVIEARYFTELVTGAIAKNMMQAFFFDLQAVNAGRSRPQGVEPRPVRKVAVLGAGMMGAGIAYSCARAGMDVVLKDVTAEAAAKGKGYSENLCAKAVSRGRTTQEKADALLARITPTAEAADLAGCDAVIEAVFEDTALKHKVFQEIQDVVEPDALLCSNTSTLPITVLAEGVSRPDDFIGLHFFSPVDKMPLVEIIKGERTGDEALARAFDLVRQINKTPIVVNDSRGFFTSRVIGQFINEGVAMVGEGVDPVSVEQAAAQAGYPAKVLSLMDELTLTLPRKIRNETKRAVEEAGGTWAGHPSDTVIDRMVDEFGRTGRSGGAGFYDYDEDGRRTGLWPGLREHFTREDADVPFDDMKERMLFSEALDTVRCLEENVLTSVADANIGSIMGIGFPAWTGGALQYINGYEGGPAGFLARARELAERYGERFQPPALLVEKAERGEVFTDA
- a CDS encoding MerR family transcriptional regulator, which produces MATGTEEPTLTVDELAARAGVTVRTIRFYSTRGLLPPPVIGPRRVGHYGSEHVSRLALIEELQHQGMTLAAIERYLGQLPTDLSAQDLAIHRALVASWAPESAEEVGREELERRAGRALSEQDVDRLAAMGVLDRAGAGAYRLDGGLLRLGVELLDVPIAHETILASRTVLLEHARAAAQDLSRLFREEVWGPYRAREADSDHVAAMKSLSAHMQPMVIQALVTAFQRSLREELRAAFTTEEP
- a CDS encoding DUF2087 domain-containing protein, with the translated sequence MADQGTSSARSVHALFSQGRLTAIPRKPARREQLLAHLAETLFEPGRDYTEREVNNALLAVHDDCAALRRYLVVAGLLTRTKDGGSYRRGR
- a CDS encoding DUF4241 domain-containing protein gives rise to the protein MAVESVCTVEVTYCEGWDPAARAAGTRMPESETRRRDESGEPYAVLLSFQGQAKALFQVDWRHGYLGLFLFDGQARRTQEYEYRQLEAGRLHLRRYEQRRPASGTGTDSPESAWRFTLTINPDGRACRILDAGGSLQVGAEVPAEHRTVAKAEFGAWTGYVDARMLGLAGPITLVQTPPRAEAPVSPGAASWSAPMPLQPRHLEALFTPGTRLAFDQERTAVIAEPAGAGLLSLPTGSVIAGDPCTIDDALPFTVTVPPGDYPVLISTMRWEGDGWGETPAAMLRILDKPAARWELALRPGEDARLLGSGEFYGFGVDSGTACFLDASGRDTLPKIFEQQLTEWEADRDSCTVSDPASGINLIAYLSGYGDGSYPVWIGRDAEGAVTCFVADMLVLHNAETLPPTVTRPAACVSPFSGRVTDRRDAPFPDPGSTSEFIKSQIADIVEFRQELRSRRPY